The proteins below are encoded in one region of Effusibacillus dendaii:
- a CDS encoding glycosyltransferase — MAAPAKILYIIGGGEFGGAEQHLLGLIQSLDREQWEPHVIVFYQGELAERLQQLQIPVSVISLQTARTLFGLRAVRKLIGAIHPDIVHTHGVRANLAGRLAKLSLPSGFKLITTIHSVLELDYPVPWKRAIFGFLEKRTWFLVDHFILVSRAMQQTLYQKGLPQNRTSVIHNAIRLPDQPPARPSFSRLRAELQLPQDAVLVGTVARLHKVKGHSYLMRAAGMLQNQFPDVHYVWIGGGELEAELKQAAIEAGLQQRIHFLGVRQDVAELLPQFDLFVLPSVSEGLSIALLEAMMSGVPVIATAVGGNPEVVAEGEDGMLVPSQDADALCSAIQSALSTPEQMKRMGQTGQQKVFQYYSLQRLVQETEEIYKKMMNRV; from the coding sequence ATGGCAGCTCCAGCAAAAATCCTTTACATAATTGGCGGCGGCGAGTTTGGCGGGGCGGAACAGCATCTTCTCGGACTGATACAATCACTGGATCGGGAGCAATGGGAACCTCATGTTATTGTGTTTTACCAGGGGGAATTAGCGGAACGGCTGCAACAACTGCAAATTCCAGTTTCGGTGATCTCGCTTCAGACAGCCCGAACCTTGTTTGGTCTGCGGGCCGTTCGTAAATTAATTGGTGCGATTCACCCGGATATTGTGCATACGCATGGAGTCCGTGCCAATTTGGCGGGACGACTTGCGAAACTGTCCTTGCCGTCCGGATTTAAACTCATCACTACCATTCACAGCGTTCTCGAACTGGACTATCCGGTGCCCTGGAAACGGGCGATTTTCGGTTTTCTTGAGAAGCGCACCTGGTTTCTGGTCGACCATTTTATTCTGGTGTCCCGCGCCATGCAGCAAACACTTTATCAGAAAGGATTGCCGCAAAACCGGACGAGTGTGATTCACAATGCGATTCGCCTGCCGGACCAGCCTCCCGCAAGACCGTCCTTTTCCCGGCTTCGCGCAGAATTGCAACTGCCACAGGACGCGGTGCTGGTCGGAACCGTGGCTCGGCTCCATAAGGTGAAAGGCCATTCCTACCTGATGCGTGCGGCGGGAATGCTGCAGAATCAGTTTCCGGATGTACACTATGTCTGGATCGGCGGCGGCGAACTGGAAGCGGAGTTAAAACAGGCGGCAATAGAGGCCGGGTTGCAGCAGCGCATTCATTTTCTTGGCGTACGCCAGGATGTAGCCGAATTGCTGCCGCAGTTCGATTTGTTTGTGCTTCCTTCCGTCTCGGAAGGATTGTCGATTGCATTATTGGAGGCTATGATGTCAGGAGTGCCCGTGATTGCCACCGCGGTGGGTGGAAATCCGGAGGTCGTAGCGGAGGGCGAAGACGGAATGCTCGTCCCGTCACAGGATGCCGATGCGCTTTGCAGCGCCATCCAGTCCGCGTTATCGACTCCCGAACAGATGAAGAGAATGGGGCAAACCGGGCAGCAAAAAGTATTTCAATACTATTCTCTCCAACGTCTTGTACAGGAAACCGAAGAAATTTATAAAAAAATGATGAATCGGGTGTAA